From Nicotiana tabacum cultivar K326 chromosome 22, ASM71507v2, whole genome shotgun sequence, one genomic window encodes:
- the LOC142176099 gene encoding uncharacterized protein LOC142176099 produces MTLSYIVPQFVHGNVVIQLENEDVDRETEKWKGALIAYVIGDCPGYNAIRRYIDVKWKKIADPDLFIHEEGYFIIKFKSIDDMPEILCTGPYIINNRPIILKPWTTDFDFDKEFPTEISIWIKLPILPMNCWGINSLSRIASAIGIQMYADECTAKQMRVSYARILVEVHVTKPLPDHVEVKDPSGRVFQHVVSYDWKPMFCE; encoded by the coding sequence ATGACCCTATCTTATATTGTGCCTCAATTTGTGCATGGCAATGTTGTTATTCAACTAGAAAATGAGGATGTGGATAGGGAAACAGAAAAATGGAAAGGAGCCTTAATTGCTTATGTAATTGGAGATTGCCCGGGATATAATGCAATACGTAGGTATATAGATGTCAAATGGAAAAAAATAGCAGATCCAGATCTGTTTATACATGAGGAAGGGTATTTCATCATCAAATTCAAATCCATTGATGATATGCCGGAAATTCTATGCACTGGACCATATATTATTAACAATCGACCCATCATTTTGAAACCCTGGACAACTGACTTTGATTTTGATAAGGAGTTCCCTACTGAGATATCAATATGGATCAAACTCCCAATATTACCAATGAACTGTTGGGGAATTAACTCACTCAGCAGGATAGCAAGTGCTATTGGAATACAAATGTATGCAGATGAATGCACTGCCAAGCAAATGCGTGTGTCATATGCTAGAATTCTAGTGGAAGTTCATGTGACCAAACCATTACCAGATCATGTGGAAGTGAAGGATCCTAGTGGTAGAGTGTTCCAGCACGTTGTTTCATACGACTGGAAGCCAATGTTTTGTGAGTAA